A genomic region of Jeotgalibaca ciconiae contains the following coding sequences:
- a CDS encoding heavy metal translocating P-type ATPase, protein MQQYILSKKNVITVISGLLIALGFFSHFVLENVGLSEWSLIIASVFGITPIAIQAFQAMKVKVISIDVLVSIAAIGALFIQNYEESAIVTFLFLFGHYLEQRTLNQTRSAIKELTEMAPESALKQMDNGEFEEVEVDDVDEGDILLVKTGAKVPVDGTVLTGEGHINEASITGEAVPVNKLADAEVFAGTILENGTIQIRADRVGEDTTFGKIIELVEEAQDSKSEAERFIDRFSKYYTPAVLVLAIVVWAFSQNIELAITILVLGCPGALVIGVPVSNVAGIGNGARNGVLLKGSEVIQDFSNVDTIVFDKTGTLTVGNPTVAATELYEKDSAETLGYLASVERESDHPLAKAVLNQIGETNFYPVEGTEVVKGGGIVSSVAGHRVAVGNVALMEKENVTLSKKVQKDVKRFEQQGNSLVLTAVDGELKVLMGIRDQVRPGVKANLQELKDLGVKNLVVLSGDNQGTVDVVAGELGLTEAHGHMLPEDKSAYIGKLQQRGQIVAFVGDGVNDSPSLALADIGIAMGSGTDVAIETSDVVLMNSNFSNLPHALGLVKATANNMKQNIVIAIGVVLVLLTSVFFSEWMNMSIGMLVHEGSILVVIFNGMRLMKYKLKGRKEQKEVSAPAEKVKIS, encoded by the coding sequence ATGCAACAATATATATTAAGCAAGAAAAATGTTATCACCGTCATCAGTGGATTGTTAATCGCACTCGGTTTCTTCAGTCACTTTGTTTTAGAAAACGTAGGACTTTCAGAGTGGTCTTTGATCATCGCCTCTGTCTTTGGGATTACGCCAATTGCCATTCAAGCGTTTCAAGCAATGAAAGTCAAAGTCATCAGTATTGATGTCTTAGTCAGTATTGCAGCGATTGGTGCGCTTTTTATTCAAAATTATGAAGAATCGGCTATTGTCACGTTCTTATTCTTATTCGGACACTACTTGGAACAACGAACATTGAACCAAACGCGATCTGCTATCAAAGAATTGACTGAAATGGCACCCGAAAGCGCCTTGAAACAAATGGATAATGGCGAATTTGAAGAAGTAGAAGTGGATGATGTAGATGAAGGGGATATCTTGCTCGTTAAAACGGGTGCGAAAGTTCCAGTGGATGGCACAGTCCTTACGGGTGAAGGGCATATCAATGAAGCTAGCATTACAGGGGAAGCTGTTCCGGTCAACAAGCTAGCTGATGCAGAAGTTTTTGCAGGAACCATTTTAGAAAACGGAACGATTCAAATCAGAGCTGACCGAGTTGGTGAGGACACCACATTTGGAAAAATTATTGAACTCGTGGAAGAAGCACAAGATTCTAAATCCGAAGCGGAACGGTTCATTGATCGCTTTTCTAAATACTACACACCAGCTGTCTTGGTTCTGGCAATTGTTGTATGGGCGTTCAGTCAAAATATTGAGTTAGCAATCACCATCTTGGTTCTAGGTTGCCCAGGCGCATTAGTTATCGGAGTGCCTGTCTCAAACGTTGCCGGTATTGGGAATGGTGCTCGTAACGGTGTTCTTTTAAAAGGGAGTGAAGTCATTCAAGACTTCAGCAATGTGGATACAATTGTATTTGATAAGACAGGTACTTTAACTGTCGGAAACCCAACCGTAGCAGCGACTGAACTGTATGAAAAAGATTCTGCTGAAACGCTTGGCTATCTGGCCAGTGTGGAACGGGAATCAGATCATCCATTAGCAAAAGCGGTCTTAAATCAAATTGGAGAAACAAACTTTTATCCTGTTGAAGGAACTGAAGTCGTGAAAGGCGGCGGAATCGTTTCAAGTGTAGCTGGACATAGAGTGGCTGTTGGGAATGTGGCCTTGATGGAAAAAGAAAATGTCACTCTCAGCAAAAAAGTGCAAAAAGATGTCAAACGGTTTGAACAACAAGGGAACTCTCTCGTTTTGACAGCGGTCGACGGTGAATTAAAAGTACTGATGGGCATTCGCGATCAAGTCCGTCCGGGTGTGAAAGCTAATTTGCAGGAATTAAAAGACTTGGGCGTGAAAAATCTAGTCGTTCTTTCAGGAGATAACCAAGGAACCGTTGATGTGGTCGCCGGCGAACTTGGTTTGACCGAAGCTCACGGCCACATGTTGCCGGAAGACAAATCGGCTTATATCGGAAAACTTCAACAACGTGGTCAAATTGTAGCCTTTGTTGGAGATGGCGTTAACGATAGTCCGTCCTTAGCTTTAGCAGACATTGGCATCGCAATGGGAAGCGGAACGGACGTAGCGATTGAAACATCCGATGTCGTTTTAATGAACTCGAACTTCAGCAACTTGCCTCACGCATTAGGATTAGTAAAAGCCACCGCAAATAATATGAAACAAAATATCGTGATTGCAATTGGAGTAGTATTGGTCTTGTTGACCAGCGTCTTCTTCAGCGAATGGATGAATATGTCTATCGGAATGTTGGTTCATGAAGGTAGTATCTTGGTGGTAATTTTCAACGGCATGAGATTAATGAAGTATAAGTTGAAAGGTCGAAAAGAACAAAAAGAAGTATCAGCACCTGCAGAGAAAGTAAAAATATCTTAA
- a CDS encoding heavy-metal-associated domain-containing protein has protein sequence MEKAILQLETLSCPSCMQKIEGALKSVNGIDKDSIKVLFNSSKVKINFDSAVTSIEEIQKAIENVGYPVLKAKVKAA, from the coding sequence ATGGAAAAAGCTATATTGCAATTAGAAACGTTGTCTTGTCCAAGTTGTATGCAAAAAATTGAAGGTGCCTTGAAATCAGTTAACGGTATTGATAAAGACAGCATTAAAGTATTATTCAACTCCAGCAAAGTCAAAATCAATTTTGATTCAGCTGTCACTTCGATTGAAGAGATTCAAAAAGCTATCGAAAACGTAGGCTATCCGGTCCTTAAAGCAAAAGTCAAGGCCGCTTAA
- the lgt gene encoding prolipoprotein diacylglyceryl transferase → MEFVLGVLNPHAVEIGSVVIHWYGVIIAAGILAALQLSTKEAKKKGLEEDTIIDMALWAIPIGLLGARLYYVLFELGYYLQNPGQILAIWNGGIAIYGGLIAGGGTLYWYAKKKGTSLALVLDILAPNVLLAQSIGRWGNFMNQEAHGGPVTRQFLENLYLPEFIIEQMNINGTYYHPTFLYESLWSLLGFVLIVTIRNRKQLLRQGEVALSYVLWYSVGRFFIEGMRTDSLWIGEWIRVSQALSLALFIGAIVVWFIRRQDYPPISYYSDGNKGQKKTIKMVN, encoded by the coding sequence ATGGAATTCGTATTAGGCGTTTTGAATCCCCATGCGGTGGAGATTGGTTCTGTTGTGATTCATTGGTATGGAGTCATTATTGCAGCGGGCATATTAGCGGCTCTCCAGTTGAGCACCAAGGAAGCAAAGAAAAAAGGACTGGAAGAGGATACCATTATCGATATGGCCTTATGGGCAATTCCGATTGGACTCCTCGGCGCTCGGCTTTATTATGTGTTATTTGAACTTGGTTATTATCTGCAAAATCCAGGACAAATCCTTGCGATTTGGAATGGCGGCATTGCGATTTATGGGGGATTGATTGCAGGAGGGGGTACGCTATATTGGTATGCAAAGAAAAAAGGTACTTCTTTGGCACTCGTTCTTGATATTTTAGCGCCCAATGTATTGTTAGCCCAGTCCATTGGTCGTTGGGGCAATTTTATGAATCAGGAAGCTCATGGTGGACCGGTTACTCGTCAATTCTTGGAAAATCTTTATTTACCTGAATTTATCATTGAACAAATGAATATCAATGGTACCTACTACCATCCGACTTTTTTATACGAGTCATTGTGGAGTTTGTTGGGCTTTGTCCTCATCGTCACTATACGGAACCGAAAACAGCTTTTGCGTCAAGGAGAAGTCGCTTTGAGTTACGTTTTGTGGTACTCAGTGGGTCGGTTCTTCATTGAAGGTATGCGAACGGACAGTTTATGGATTGGCGAGTGGATCCGCGTTTCGCAAGCCTTGTCTCTGGCCCTGTTTATTGGCGCGATTGTAGTATGGTTTATACGCAGACAAGACTATCCACCAATTTCTTATTATTCTGATGGCAATAAGGGGCAGAAAAAGACTATTAAGATGGTGAATTGA
- a CDS encoding Crp/Fnr family transcriptional regulator translates to MTQYTQPPAAGNHSACIRLVPIFNHLEESSMDRIAGKAHTNHYQKGEFLFRSQEKDDALYIVNRGKVRIYRLSDSGKEQLVRILNPGDFTGEWTLFNPDAVHEEYAEATRDTSVCMIQQHDVQEFLKEYPAISLKLLGEISQRLESSERQTAQVAVESVITRLVLFLAENVEPEMGNSPTITLPMAKKDIASYLGTTPETISRKFGELEDEGLIQQLSGKRIKIQDLDDLLLYSE, encoded by the coding sequence TTGACTCAATACACCCAACCACCTGCAGCAGGAAACCACTCAGCTTGTATCCGCTTAGTCCCGATATTCAATCATTTGGAGGAAAGCTCGATGGATCGCATCGCTGGAAAAGCTCACACGAATCACTATCAAAAAGGGGAGTTTCTGTTTCGCTCGCAAGAAAAAGATGATGCCTTGTATATTGTGAATCGCGGAAAAGTCCGCATCTATCGCTTGTCTGATTCTGGCAAAGAGCAACTAGTTCGTATTTTGAATCCGGGTGACTTTACGGGAGAATGGACGTTGTTCAATCCTGATGCTGTGCACGAGGAATACGCAGAAGCTACTCGAGATACGTCTGTCTGCATGATTCAACAACATGATGTACAAGAGTTTCTAAAAGAGTATCCTGCAATTTCGTTAAAGCTGCTAGGAGAGATATCGCAGCGGTTAGAAAGCTCCGAACGTCAAACCGCACAAGTAGCCGTGGAGAGTGTCATTACCCGTTTAGTTTTGTTTTTGGCAGAAAATGTGGAACCTGAAATGGGCAACTCTCCCACCATCACCCTGCCGATGGCAAAAAAGGACATTGCTTCCTATTTAGGAACGACACCTGAGACCATCAGTCGCAAATTTGGAGAATTGGAGGACGAGGGATTGATTCAACAGCTGTCTGGGAAAAGGATCAAGATTCAGGATTTAGATGATTTATTGCTTTACAGCGAATAA